Proteins encoded within one genomic window of Brassica rapa cultivar Chiifu-401-42 chromosome A09, CAAS_Brap_v3.01, whole genome shotgun sequence:
- the LOC103838064 gene encoding uncharacterized protein LOC103838064: MLMIDAEGTVAQGFIGQNRRTQYEKELRLGTEWYYIACKDCQTKLNRGPTTMLCPKCGNENATAVANYRVEMYVYDNEEQCTFIILGDAGKELTGRKATELIDAYVEDNGGDGAELEIPLPQCLIDTIGQTKKFRIKVAHYNFTSTRLSLTATKIVSSAVLPPKNPPSTQDATTQ; this comes from the exons ATGCTTATGATCGATGCAGAG GGTACTGTGGCTCAGGGGTTCATCGGTCAGAACCGTCGCACCCAATATGAAAAAGAGCTCCGGCTTGGCACTGAGTGGTATTACATTGCTTGCAAGGATTGCCAGACAAAGCTAAACCGTGGGCCGACAACAATGCTTTGTCCAAAATGCGGGAATGAAAATGCTACTGCAGTAGCCAA TTACCGCGTTGAAATGTATGTCTATGATAATGAGGAGCAGTGCACTTTCATCATCCTCGGAGATGCTGGTAAAGAGCTCACCGGCAGAAAAGCAACAGAGTTGATCGACGCTTATGTTGAG GATAATGGTGGAGATGGGGCTGAGCTTGAGATTCCACTGCCACAATGTTTAATCGACACAATTGGACAGACAAAGAAATTCAGGATCAAGGTGGCTCACTACAACTTTACATCTACCCGCCTTTCCTTGACAGCAACCAAAATTGTCTCATCAGCAGTTTTGCCACCAAAGAATCCTCCCTCCACTCAAGACGCCACCACACAGTGA